From one Botrytis cinerea B05.10 chromosome 7, complete sequence genomic stretch:
- the Bcpks8 gene encoding Bcpks8 yields MAPSATTWNSPQEGTNGAVEETVLEQTFEAAPAESNDAPEVKAFKDIYSQAFKDGYISGYSQPQLAKQIPIAIVGISCRLPGNVSTPDEFWELCSRARSGWSEIPKERFDTASFYHPNPGKAGCFNAAGGNFLKEDVGLFDAPFFSLTAQEATSMDPQQRILLECTFEALESAGIPKHEIVGKDVGVFVGGSFSEYESASFVDTDSVPMYQATGCAFAMQSNRISHFFDLRGPSFTMDTACSSSLVALHQACQSIRNGECKSAITGGCHLNMLPENWISMSNSRLFSDEGRSFSFDSRGTGYGRGEGCGLIVLKPLEQALKDNDNIRAVIRGSGINQDGKTPGITMPNGSAQESLMKWVYESAGIDPKDTGYVEAHGTGTKVGDPIEATALYNVFGEGRNARNPLFIGSVKSNIGHLEAASGIISVIKTAMMLERGFILPNHDFKTPNENIPFSKWHLKVPISQRPWPRAKKFASVNNFGFGGTNAHVVLERAPFITKLEPESSEKALQDRRMIALSANDKGALEALMKNIGIYLERRPEFFQNGLMSNVAYTLGQRRSLLQWRVAIPATSSFELIQALNSGKVTPMREIEPLRIGFVFTGQGAQWNAMGRELYEHYPVFAASLDACDKCLVSFGAPFSLITELNKDATSSLVNEAHISQPACTAIQLALTDLLRSWNVIPAAVAGHSSGEIGAAYAAGILPLDSCMAIAYYRGLATVGLRKKFPDLRGSMMAVGCTKEEIEPLIDQLSAKTARIACFNSPSSLTISGDEPAIDELQALMEQKQLFNRKLQVDVAYHSHHMSLVSKDYRSCLQSLAPPKTSKVKFHSSLLGHLVEGSRLEAQYWVDNLTQAVRFSEALTDMCAPGDGHKTGVNMLIELGPHSALAGPIKQILKACGKDAMKIPYASALVRKKDAVETAIDLASTLFTKGAFLDLGAINITPPLNPPSLLIDMPRYPWNHTTKYWHEPRLIQKHKNRTAQRHDLLGTLANYSNDLEPTWRNILRIDDVPWLRHHKIQSLTLFPMSAFIEIAIEAASQKAASNSIQYDKFELRDVFVTKPLMLTEEPVEITLQLRSRTPDNSASDIWDEFKVHSWAANKGWTLHCQGIIATKTGNHDLGLKMKSNIEKITEAAKHVINKTEIYDSLSNIGVSYGSSFQGMNDCFACENASMASVVVPDTKQEMPKEHQEDMIIHPALLEQVIEMYWPIIDSGKTLLDTVYLPSSIGQITISRGISKLMRSPGASLRAFCEGKFPSGYPKPTSVSMFAVENDLSKDPLITIRDLTVSPIIETNLNSENEVHRELCYKLDWEPMFQSSVSAEQNGVSDGVPETSNGSVNGITNEVKNQDYSSEGIVIIHESSDEQIALSTRLATSLEHLTGKRPEMGNLAQVETTEKLCLIISELDKPLLSTLTCSQFFELQKALIGSRGVLWVVKGAYGDSSNPTTNMVTGLSRSIRSETMLKFSTLDLDPESVLSDENTTNAILKVFKSVFDPEADANCELEFMERKGVFLTPRIVNDSEMNEYVHKQTKDSALELTRFGQEYRPLKMAISVPGVFETLHFIDAPSEESIEDNSIEIEVKAIGMNSVDLAAVSEHTDYDGFGCECSGIVTKTGSRVTNFAKGDRIAGIAVSQGVYSSRVLLDSSAAFKINHDTSFEVGASIPVSFCTAYYGLNDIGRLLPDDTVLVHGGSSAFGQAAISLTKIMGANVLVTVGSIEKKNLLKETHGLSEKEIIVSQNTSFGPKDLQQTHRDNFDIVLNCIPTDADTLQEISSCLSNFGRFVNLAKQENHPKLGSGTNRSYSSVDLISLGIQRPRILSAVLSQISSFLIQGAIKPISTTVFSISDIETAFKTLQSAKFDGKLIIAPNPDDLVKATPADKRSKILRSDATFILIGGTGGLGRSMARWMVSKGAKHLVLVSRNGSVNGKVREMVDDLKTVGANIVIRRCDVSNSEAVNNLVTNELTDMPEVRGVIHGAMVLRDVLFEKMTYEEYTSVIESKVQGAWNFHNALKSQELDFFVAISSAAGAVGNRGQAAYAAANTFLNAFVQYRLTQGLPASSLDLTAVSDAGYLAENLDAAAEVSKNLGSDTICEAEVLALLGAAITGRLTSTCNNHTITGMRITTPPPFWTNDAKFKHLRLAHEALSSSLSDSPSANISFNAALKNATTIEEAQEAITRGLLHILPSVLMLEAEDMDVTRSLSNYALDSLVAIEVRNFIAREFEANLQVLELLSSGSIEMLARGICGKSKLCSF; encoded by the exons ATGGCGCCTTCAGCGACCACCTGGAATTCGCCCCAGGAGGGTACGAATGGTGCAGTTGAGGAAACGGTATTAGAGCAGACTTTCGAAGCTGCTCCAGCAGAAAGTAATGATGCGCCTGAAGTCAAGGCCTTCAAAGACATTTATTCTCAAGCTTTCAAAGATGGATATATCTCGGGGTATAGCCAACCCCAACTTGCAAAGCAGATACCCATAGCGATTGTTGGAATTTCATGTCGGCTGCCGGGAAATGTCAGCACTCCAGATGAATTTTGGGAGCTCTGTTCGAGAGCTCGAAGCGGTTGGTCAGAAATACCAAAGGAGAGATTTGATACCGCAAGCTTCTATCATCCAAATCCAGGAAAGGCGGGCTGTTTTAATGCAGCTGGTGGGAATTTTCTCAAAGAGGATGTAGGGCTCTTTGATGCGCCATTCTTCAGTCTTACTGCCCAGGAAGCAACTTCGATGGATCCTCAGCAGCGAATTCTACTGGAATGTACTTTTGAGGCTTTGGAGAGTGCAGGAATCCCGAAACACGAAATTGTTGGTAAGGATGTGGGCGTGTTTGTTGGTGGCTCATTTTCAGAGTACGAATCCGCATCATTTGTGGACACCGATAGTGTTCCTATGTACCAAGCTACAG GATGCGCCTTCGCTATGCAGTCAAATCGtatttctcatttctttgatttaCGAGGGCCTAGTTTTACCATGGACACTGCATGCTCTTCGAGTTTGGTTGCCTTACATCAGGCTTGTCAGAGTATTCGGAATGGGGAATGTAAATCAGCTATCACCGGTGGATGTCACCTCAACATGCTGCCAGAAAATTGGATTTCAATGTCAAATTCTCG GTTGTTTTCAGATGAAGGGCgatctttctctttcgaCAGCCGAGGCACTGGTTACGGGCGCGGTGAGGGCTGTGGTCTGATTGTTTTAAAACCTTTAGAGCAAGCTCTTAAGGATAATGATAACATCAGAGCCGTAATAAGAGGAAGCGGTATCAACCAAGATGGTAAAACTCCTGGAATAACCATGCCTAATGGTTCTGCACAAG AATCGCTCATGAAATGGGTCTACGAAAGTGCTGGTATCGATCCAAAAGACACAGGTTACGTGGAAGCTCATGGAACCGGTACCAAGGTTGGAGATCCTATAGAAGCTACCGCTCTGTATAATGTGTTTGGAGAAGGCAGAAATGCCAGAAACCCACTCTTCATTGGATCCGTAAAATCAAACATTGGACATCTTGAAGCTGCTTCTG GTATTATATCAGTAATTAAGACAGCTATGATGCTTGAAAGAGGCTTTATCTTGCCTAATCACGATTTCAAGACGCCTAATGAAAATATACCCTTTTCAAAATGGCATTTGAAG GTTCCGATCAGTCAACGCCCATGGCCAAGAGCCAAAAAGTTTGCTAGTGTAAATAACTTTGGCTTTGGAGGTACAAATGCACATGTGGTTTTAGAACGTGCCCCTTTCATAACTAAGCTCGAACCTGAATCCAGCGAGAAAGCACTACAAGACAGAAGAATGATCGCCTTATCCGCAAACGATAAAGGAGCACTAGAGGCGCTCATGAAGAACATCGGGATATATCTAGAAAGAAGACCagaattctttcaaaatggTCTGATGAGTAACGTTGCTTACACACTTGGTCAAAGAAGATCTCT ACTGCAATGGAGAGTCGCCATCCCGGCCACATCATCCTTCGAACTCATACAAGCACTCAACTCTGGGAAAGTTACTCCAATGAGAGAGATTGAGCCACTGCGTATAGGTTTTGTATTTACCGGACAAGGTGCTCAATGGAATGCAATGGGCCGGGAGCTTTATGAACATTATCCGGTTTTCGCTGCATCCCTAGATGCTTGTGACAAATGTCTTGTTTCTTTCGGGGCTCCTTTCTCCCTCATCACCGAACTAAATAAAGATGCCACATCATCGCTTGTCAACGAAGCTCATATAAGTCAACCTGCATGCACAGCTATCCAGCTGGCCTTGACTGATTTATTAAGAAGTTGGAACGTAATTCCAGCAGCCGTCGCTGGTCACTCCAGTGGTGAGATTGGAGCGGCATATGCAGCTGGAATTTTACCCCTTGATTCCTGCATGGCTATTGCATACTACAGAGGTCTAGCGACTGTTGGTCTAAGAAAAAAGTTTCCAGATCTTCGAGGATCAATGATGGCTGTAGGCTGTaccaaagaagaaatagagCCACTCATCGATCAACTTAGCGCAAAGACAGCTCGTATAGCTTGCTTTAACAGTCCGTCTAGTTTGACTATCTCAGGAGACGAGCCGGCAATTGATGAACTTCAAGCATTAATGGAACAGAAACAACTGTTTAATAGAAAACTACAAGTTGATGTAGCttatcattctcatcacaTGAGCTTGGTCTCAAAAGACTACCGAAGCTGCCTTCAGTCTCTTGCTCCACCCAAAACTTCAAAGGTCAAGTTCCATTCTTCATTACTTGGCCATCTTGTTGAGGGGTCGAGACTTGAGGCCCAGTATTGGGTAGATAATCTGACACAAGCGGTTCGATTCTCTGAAGCTTTGACGGATATGTGTGCACCAGGCGATGGACACAAAACTGGTGTGAATATGCTTATTGAACTTGGGCCTCATTCAGCCCTCGCTGGCCCAATCAAGCAGATCCTAAAGGCTTGTGGGAAAGATGCAATGAAAATCCCTTATGCATCTGCGCTTgtgagaaagaaggatgcTGTAGAAACAGCAATTGATTTGGCTTCAACCTTATTCACGAAAGGCGCATTTCTTGACCTTGGCGCTATTAATATTACTCCCCCTCTTAATCCTCCTTCATTGCTGATCGATATGCCTCGATATCCCTGGAACCACACAACAAAGTACTGGCATGAACCACGCCTAATTCAGAAGCACAAAAATCGCACCGCCCAACGACATGATCTTCTAGGTACCCTGGCCAATTACTCGAATGATCTGGAGCCAACTTGGAGAAACATCCTTCGAATCGATGATGTTCCATGGCTACGACATCATAAAATTCAATCCCTAACACTCTTCCCCATGTCTGCTTTCATTGAGATAGCAATCGAAGCAGCATCACAGAAAGCAGCTTCCAATAGTATTCAGTACGACAAATTCGAACTTCGCGATGTGTTTGTCACCAAGCCCCTTATGCTTACCGAAGAGCCTGTCGAGATTACTCTTCAGCTACGTTCCCGCACACCAGACAATTCTGCTTCTGATATTTGGGACGAATTCAAAGTTCATTCGTGGGCTGCGAATAAAGGATGGACTTTGCATTGCCAAGGGATAATAGCCACTAAAACAGGCAATCACGATCTTGGACTTAAGATGAAATCAAACATCGAAAAGATTACTGAAGCAGCAAAACATGTCATCAACAAAACCGAAATATACGATTCGCTTTCAAACATAGGTGTTTCATATGGATCTAGTTTCCAAGGTATGAATGATTGCTTCGCTTGTGAAAATGCTTCAATGGCAAGCGTCGTGGTTCCGGACACCAAGCAAGAAATGCCAAAGGAGCATCAAGAAGACATGATAATTCATCCAGCGTTACTCGAACAAGTCATTGAGATGTATTGGCCAATCATCGACTCCGGAAAGACTTTATTGGATACTGTCTATTTGCCATCATCTATTGGACAAATAACAATTTCTCGAGGAATATCGAAACTCATGAGAAGTCCGGGCGCATCTCTTCGGGCCTTCTGCGAGGGTAAATTTCCATCTGGTTACCCCAAGCCTACCAGCGTCTCAATGTTTGCTGTGGAAAATGACCTATCAAAAGATCCACTGATTACAATACGCGACTTGACAGTTTCACCAATCATAGAAACAAATTTAAATTCGGAGAATGAGGTACACAGGGAACTTTGTTACAAACTGGATTGGGAGCCTATGTTTCAGTCTTCAGTCTCTGCGGAACAGAATGGTGTCTCAGATGGGGTACCAGAGACATCCAATGGGTCGGTGAATGGCATAACGAATGAGGTAAAAAATCAAGATTACTCATCCGAAGGAATCGTCATTATCCATGAGAGCTCGGACGAACAAATAGCTCTTTCAACCAGATTGGCCACGTCTCTAGAGCATTTGACAGGGAAAAGACCTGAGATGGGTAATCTAGCTCAGGTTGAAACAACCGAAAAGCTTTGTCTTATCATTTCCGAGCTTGATAAACCATTGTTATCAACACTCACATGTTCccaattttttgaattgcaAAAAGCATTGATTGGATCTCGTGGAGTACTGTGGGTGGTCAAAGGTGCATATGGTGATTCATCTAATCCCACGACCAACATGGTCACTGGTCTAAGCAGAAGTATTCGCTCCGAGACAATGCTCAAATTCTCAACCTTGGACTTGGATCCAGAGAGTGTTCTTTCTGATGAGAACACTACCAACGCTATTCTGAAAGTTTTCAAAAGTGTTTTTGATCCGGAAGCCGACGCAAACTGCGAATTGGAATTCatggagagaaagggggTATTCCTTACACCACGAATTGTCAATGACTCGGAAATGAACGAATATGttcacaaacaaacaaaggATTCTGCTCTGGAGTTGACACGATTTGGACAGGAATACCGACCATTGAAGATGGCCATCTCAGTACCAGGTGTTTTTGAGACTCTTCATTTCATCGATGCACCATCAGAGGAATCAATAGAAGACAACagtattgagattgaggttaAAGCAATCGGCATGAACTCAGTAGATCTCGCTGCTGTTTCAGAGCATACAGATTATGACGGTTTTGGCTGCGAATGTAGTGGTATTGTCACGAAGACAGGCAGTCGTGTTACCAACTTTGCCAAGGGCGATCGCATTGCAGGAATTGCAGTATCTCAAGGTGTTTACTCTAGCCGGGTTCTTTTGGATTCTTCTGCTGCGTTTAAGATCAACCATGATACATCGTTCGAAGTTGGTGCTTCGATTCCTGTGTCATTTTGTACTGCATACTATGGTTTGAATGACATCGGACGATTACTTCCAGATGATACTGTCTTGGTTCATGGAGGATCCAGTGCATTTGGACAAGCAGCTATCAGTCTTACCAAGATTATGGGTGCAAATGTTCTCGTAACCGTTGGTagcattgagaagaagaatctacTCAAAGAAACACATGGCCTCTCTGAAAAGGAGATAATCGTAAGCCAAAATACTTCGTTCGGACCAAAAGATCTCCAACAAACACACAGAGACAACTTTGACATTGTATTAAATTGTATCCCAACAGATGCAGATACTCTACAAGAGATTTCTTCTTGCTTGAGTAACTTTGGGCGCTTCGTCAATCTTGCAAAACAAGAGAATCATCCAAAACTTGGAAGCGGAACAAATAGAAGTTATTCTTCcgttgatttgatatctctGGGAATCCAAAGACCTAGAATTTTGAGCGCTGTCCTTTCGCAGATCTCTAGCTTCTTGATTCAAGGTGCCATCAAGCCTATCAGCACTACAGTCTTCTCAATTTCGGATATTGAGACAGCTTTTAAGACATTGCAATCAGCAAAATTTGATGGGAAATTAATCATTGCACCTAACCCGGATGATTTGGTCAAG GCCACTCCCGCAGATAAGAGAAGCAAGATACTTCGCTCAGATGCCACGTTCATTCTCATTGGAGGAACTGGTGGTCTGGGCCGAAGTATGGCTCGATGGATGGTCAGCAAAGGTGCCAAACATCTTGTTCTTGTGTCAAGAAATGGCTCAGTCAATGGGAAAGTTAGGGAGATGGTTGATGATCTCAAGACTGTTGGTGCCAATATCGTGATCCGACGTTGCGACGTGTCAAATAGCGAGGCAGTGAATAATTTGGTCACGAATGAGCTTACTGATATGCCTGAAGTCAGAGGTGTCATTCATGGAGCTATGGTCCTACGA GATGTTCTGTTTGAGAAAATGACATACGAAGAATATACTTCGGTTATTGAATCTAAAGTCCAAGGTGCTTGGAACTTCCACAATGCTCTTAAATCGCAAGAATTGGATTTTTTCGTCGCTATCTCCTCCGCCGCCGGTGCAGTGGGAAACAGGGGTCAGGCCGCATATGCTGCGGCTAATACATTCCTAAATGCATTTGTGCAATACCGTCTCACTCAAGGCTTGCCTGCCTCATCTCTAGATCTTACCGCCGTGTCTGACGCTGGGTATCTCGCGGAAAACCTTGACGCAGCAGCCGAAGTAAGCAAGAACCTTGGAAGTGACACTATATGCGAAGCAGAAGTATTAGCACTTCTCGGAGCTGCCATAACTGGTCG